One Phycisphaera mikurensis NBRC 102666 DNA window includes the following coding sequences:
- a CDS encoding AAA family ATPase, protein MRTTAIINQKGGCGKTTTAIHLSSELARRGRKTLLVDMDPQSHCALGLSVPEDGIEHGVADLLGGGRNAEGEPIAFEDCLWRVRRNLDLLPSSLALAGIEQRLSNASDRDRRLAAVLGRAEGGDYAHCIIDCPPSIGLLTFNALRACQEVLIPVETGYFALQGAIKQARTIDMLARRAGHRVRFSVLPTLHRADRNIDREILGQMKRHFGEQVLPLCIHEDEKLREAAGFGRAIGEYDPDGSAAADFVKLADWLVAHPPEPAEMLAPLAAETRDANPAGEAPAPVPGDTAPDPTPAGAAGPARLSRAAELVARTRDLSRRNAESLAARDTPPAAPTPAVLPAAIERLCGCRCTRNGTLFVQPGDAGARITIAGSWNGWDPEATAMTRNAELGVWQALVKLPAGRHAYRLVIDGQWAADPFNRLTEVNPLGEANSVAEVVAEPVVADPARVPASPVRVPAAPEPAGA, encoded by the coding sequence TTGCGAACCACGGCGATCATCAACCAGAAGGGCGGGTGCGGGAAAACCACCACCGCCATCCACCTGTCCTCGGAGCTGGCCCGCCGCGGCCGCAAGACGCTGCTCGTGGACATGGACCCCCAGAGCCACTGCGCCCTGGGCCTCTCGGTGCCCGAGGACGGGATCGAGCACGGCGTGGCCGACCTGCTCGGCGGCGGACGCAACGCCGAGGGCGAGCCGATCGCCTTCGAGGACTGCCTCTGGCGGGTCCGCCGGAACCTCGACCTGCTGCCCTCCAGCCTCGCGCTCGCCGGCATCGAGCAGCGCCTCTCCAACGCCTCGGACCGGGACCGGCGGCTGGCGGCGGTGCTCGGGCGGGCGGAGGGCGGCGACTACGCCCACTGCATCATCGACTGCCCGCCGTCGATCGGCCTGCTCACCTTCAACGCGCTGCGGGCCTGCCAGGAGGTGCTCATCCCGGTGGAGACCGGCTACTTCGCGCTCCAGGGCGCCATCAAGCAGGCCCGGACGATCGACATGCTCGCCCGCCGGGCCGGCCACCGCGTCCGCTTCAGCGTGCTGCCCACGCTGCACCGGGCCGACCGGAACATCGACCGCGAAATCCTCGGGCAGATGAAGCGGCACTTCGGCGAGCAGGTGCTGCCGCTTTGCATCCACGAGGACGAGAAGCTGCGTGAGGCCGCCGGCTTCGGTCGGGCGATCGGCGAGTACGATCCCGACGGCTCGGCCGCGGCGGACTTCGTGAAGCTCGCCGACTGGCTGGTCGCCCACCCGCCCGAGCCCGCGGAGATGCTGGCCCCGCTCGCGGCGGAGACGCGGGACGCGAACCCGGCGGGCGAGGCGCCGGCGCCCGTCCCCGGCGACACCGCGCCGGACCCGACGCCGGCCGGGGCCGCGGGACCGGCCCGCCTGTCCCGCGCCGCCGAGCTCGTGGCCCGCACCCGCGACCTCTCCCGCCGCAACGCGGAGTCGCTCGCCGCGCGGGACACCCCGCCGGCCGCACCCACCCCGGCGGTCCTGCCCGCCGCGATCGAGCGGCTCTGCGGATGCCGCTGCACCCGCAACGGGACGCTCTTCGTCCAGCCCGGCGACGCCGGCGCCCGGATCACGATCGCCGGCTCCTGGAACGGCTGGGACCCCGAAGCGACCGCGATGACCCGCAACGCCGAGCTCGGCGTCTGGCAGGCGCTCGTGAAGCTGCCCGCCGGCCGCCACGCCTACCGCCTCGTCATCGACGGGCAGTGGGCGGCCGATCCCTTCAACCGCCTGACCGAGGTGAACCCGCTCGGCGAGGCGAACAGCGTGGCGGAGGTGGTCGCGGAGCCGGTGGTCGCGGACCCGGCGAGGGTGCCCGCGAGCCCGGTTCGCGTCCCCGCCGCGCCGGAGCCCGCCGGCGCCTGA
- the lpxK gene encoding tetraacyldisaccharide 4'-kinase: protein MPVEDRYVRLVEGRSAGVLASAARGLLRAATPAWRLGLAIDQQRKRRGRRPLGRPTASIGNLSVGGTGKTPAVAWAVRRLLDAGHRPAVLTRGHGGDAQRPADEVLELRGMLRDAAPVIADPDRHAAAAAALAASPGLTCFVLDDGFQRLDVARDLDLVLVDASRTLASARLLPGGLLREPPAALTRADAVLLTRVDRAGPAATGETAAWVTRWHGRPPLASFAHRWSGVDAYPPAGAAPAIAGRRLYAAAGIGHPRAFAEQLAAAGAEVVGAARLADHHRPTAGGLARLHADARAAGADAVATTEKDRVKWAMLDPGPDALPVLVPRLRFEPVAGEAALLALLRERLPRPVDRPA, encoded by the coding sequence GTGCCCGTGGAAGACCGCTACGTCCGCCTCGTCGAGGGCCGCTCCGCCGGCGTGCTCGCCTCCGCCGCCCGCGGGCTGCTGCGGGCGGCGACGCCGGCCTGGCGGCTCGGGCTCGCGATCGATCAGCAAAGAAAACGGCGCGGCCGCCGGCCGCTCGGCCGGCCGACCGCCTCCATCGGGAACCTCTCCGTGGGCGGAACCGGCAAGACGCCCGCCGTCGCCTGGGCCGTCCGCCGGCTGCTCGACGCCGGTCACCGCCCCGCCGTGCTCACCCGCGGCCACGGCGGCGACGCGCAGCGGCCGGCGGACGAGGTGCTCGAGCTGCGCGGGATGCTCCGCGACGCCGCCCCGGTCATCGCCGATCCCGACCGCCACGCCGCCGCCGCCGCCGCTCTCGCCGCGTCGCCGGGCCTCACCTGCTTCGTGCTCGACGACGGCTTCCAGCGGCTCGACGTCGCACGCGATCTCGACCTCGTGCTCGTCGACGCCAGCCGCACGCTCGCCTCGGCCCGCTTGCTGCCCGGCGGCCTGCTCCGGGAGCCGCCCGCCGCGTTGACCCGCGCCGACGCGGTGCTGCTGACCCGCGTCGACCGCGCCGGCCCCGCCGCCACCGGCGAAACGGCCGCCTGGGTCACCCGCTGGCACGGCCGCCCGCCGCTCGCATCCTTCGCCCACCGCTGGTCGGGCGTCGACGCGTACCCGCCCGCCGGCGCGGCCCCGGCGATCGCCGGCCGGCGGCTCTACGCCGCCGCGGGCATCGGCCACCCCCGCGCCTTCGCCGAGCAGCTCGCCGCCGCCGGCGCCGAGGTCGTCGGCGCGGCCCGGCTCGCCGACCACCACCGGCCCACCGCCGGCGGGCTCGCCCGCCTCCACGCCGATGCCCGGGCCGCGGGCGCCGACGCCGTCGCCACCACGGAAAAGGACCGCGTGAAGTGGGCGATGCTGGATCCGGGACCCGATGCACTCCCGGTGCTGGTCCCCCGCCTCCGCTTCGAGCCCGTCGCCGGCGAGGCCGCCCTGCTCGCACTCCTCCGCGAGCGGCTCCCGCGGCCGGTCGATCGCCCGGCGTGA
- the typA gene encoding translational GTPase TypA, whose protein sequence is MDLRNVAIIAHVDHGKTTLTDQLLYQSGQFRDAELDKLAGGQHNLVMDTGDLERERGITITAKNCSVVYAPPAPEGEPAKEPVKINLIDTPGHADFGGEVERVLSMADGVLLVVDAAEGPMPQTRFVLGKALGHGLKPVVVVNKVDKPDARPDWVVDQVFDLLAALEADDDALDFPIIYASAKNGWADHALDGPRRNMQPLFETIVEDVPAPKVENPDPDAPLQLMVTSLAFSEYTGRIAIGRVHRGTMTPGTTVSIVNRAGKVSRQKTARVEVFSGLGRAEADAVTAGDLCAISGLDPIDIGDTVCALDAPEALPPVAIDEPTVTMTFRVNDSPFAGQEGKFVTSRQVGDRLQRELQSNVALRVEPGESPEQFEVSGRGLMHLGVLIETMRREGYELQIGMPRVIFKEIDGKRHEPIEELVVECPAENQSDVLSLVSNRRAEMDRMDDRGSDGQYVHIVFSIPARGLLGLRTRMLTATAGKAIVHHTFLRYEPMRGDIPKRTAGVIVSSERGAVSSYALDGLYDRGFFFVEVGEQVYVGQVIGEHCKDNDIVANPCKTKQQTAVRTRGGKDANLQVRPARKMSLEQCLEYIGPDEYVEVTPESIRLRKKILEESHRRREDRKLAQMTA, encoded by the coding sequence ATGGACCTCCGCAACGTCGCCATCATCGCCCACGTCGACCACGGCAAGACGACCCTCACCGACCAGCTGCTGTACCAGTCGGGGCAGTTCCGCGACGCCGAGCTCGACAAGCTCGCCGGCGGCCAGCACAACCTGGTGATGGACACCGGCGACCTGGAGCGCGAGCGTGGGATCACGATCACCGCGAAGAACTGTTCGGTGGTGTACGCGCCCCCGGCCCCGGAGGGCGAGCCGGCCAAGGAGCCGGTGAAGATCAACCTGATCGACACCCCCGGCCACGCGGACTTCGGCGGCGAGGTCGAGCGGGTGCTCTCGATGGCCGACGGCGTGCTGCTGGTGGTCGACGCGGCCGAGGGCCCGATGCCCCAGACGCGCTTCGTGCTCGGCAAGGCGCTCGGCCACGGCCTCAAGCCCGTCGTCGTCGTGAACAAGGTCGACAAGCCCGACGCCCGGCCCGACTGGGTCGTCGACCAGGTCTTCGACCTGCTCGCCGCGCTCGAGGCCGACGACGACGCGCTGGACTTCCCGATCATCTACGCCTCAGCGAAGAACGGCTGGGCGGACCACGCGCTCGACGGCCCGCGGCGGAACATGCAGCCGCTGTTCGAGACGATCGTCGAGGACGTGCCGGCGCCGAAGGTCGAGAACCCCGACCCCGACGCGCCGCTGCAGCTGATGGTGACCTCGCTGGCCTTCAGCGAGTACACCGGCCGGATCGCGATCGGCCGCGTCCACCGCGGCACCATGACCCCGGGCACGACGGTCTCGATCGTCAACCGCGCCGGCAAGGTCAGCCGGCAGAAGACCGCCCGGGTCGAGGTCTTCAGCGGCCTGGGCCGCGCCGAGGCGGATGCGGTGACCGCCGGCGACCTCTGCGCCATCTCGGGGCTCGACCCCATCGACATCGGCGACACGGTGTGCGCCCTCGACGCCCCCGAGGCCCTGCCGCCGGTCGCCATCGACGAGCCGACGGTCACGATGACCTTCCGCGTGAACGACTCGCCCTTCGCCGGCCAGGAGGGCAAGTTCGTCACCAGCCGGCAGGTGGGCGACCGGCTGCAGCGCGAGCTGCAGAGCAACGTCGCCCTGCGGGTGGAGCCCGGCGAGAGCCCGGAGCAGTTCGAGGTCTCCGGCCGCGGGCTCATGCACCTGGGCGTGCTGATCGAGACGATGCGTCGCGAGGGCTACGAGCTGCAGATCGGCATGCCGCGGGTCATCTTCAAGGAGATCGACGGCAAGCGGCACGAGCCGATCGAGGAGCTCGTCGTCGAGTGCCCCGCCGAGAACCAGAGCGACGTGCTCAGCCTCGTCTCCAACCGGCGGGCCGAGATGGACCGCATGGACGACCGCGGGTCCGACGGCCAGTACGTGCACATCGTTTTCTCCATCCCCGCCCGCGGCCTGCTGGGCCTGCGGACGCGGATGCTCACCGCGACCGCGGGCAAGGCGATCGTGCACCACACCTTCCTCCGCTACGAGCCGATGCGCGGCGACATCCCCAAGCGGACCGCCGGCGTGATCGTCTCCAGCGAGCGGGGCGCCGTCTCCAGCTACGCCCTCGACGGCCTCTACGACCGCGGCTTCTTCTTCGTCGAGGTCGGCGAGCAGGTCTACGTCGGCCAGGTGATCGGCGAGCACTGCAAGGACAACGACATCGTCGCCAACCCCTGCAAGACCAAGCAGCAGACCGCCGTCCGCACCCGCGGCGGCAAGGACGCCAACCTGCAGGTCCGGCCCGCCCGGAAGATGTCGCTGGAGCAGTGCCTCGAGTACATCGGCCCCGACGAGTACGTCGAGGTCACGCCGGAGAGCATCCGTCTCCGCAAGAAGATCCTCGAGGAATCGCACCGCCGCCGCGAGGACCGCAAGCTGGCGCAGATGACCGCTTGA
- a CDS encoding DUF2237 family protein: protein MIASGHSAARNVLGGPLAICSKDPLTGFSRSGCCETGPQDLGSHTVCAVMTEDFLVFTKQAGNDLTTPRPEYRFPGLKPGDRWCLCAGRWAEAEAAGRAPRVDLAATHAKALEVVALETLREHAQD, encoded by the coding sequence ATGATCGCCTCGGGACACAGCGCCGCCCGGAACGTGCTCGGTGGGCCGCTCGCCATCTGCTCGAAGGACCCGCTCACCGGCTTCAGCCGGAGCGGCTGCTGCGAGACCGGTCCGCAGGACCTCGGCTCGCACACGGTCTGCGCGGTGATGACGGAGGATTTCCTCGTCTTCACGAAGCAGGCGGGCAACGACCTCACGACGCCGCGGCCGGAGTACCGGTTCCCGGGCCTGAAGCCCGGGGACCGCTGGTGCCTCTGTGCCGGCCGCTGGGCCGAGGCCGAGGCGGCCGGCCGGGCGCCCCGCGTCGATCTCGCGGCGACGCACGCCAAAGCCCTCGAGGTGGTGGCGCTCGAGACGCTGCGGGAACACGCGCAGGATTGA
- a CDS encoding PD40 domain-containing protein yields MRSRSISLRVGAPLAVAGVVLLFASGRPLLLTPAGAAPPDAGPAGASGASSPEHEAAAPERLAPPPRIIDESSGLAASRRVPGRLWTCNDSGGGETLVRYDPHGLSAAEAFRLRGIRNRDWEDLAAFEWEERAFLLIADTGDNLRSGGRTALHFLEEPPADADPEEGLEVLLTLRFAFADGARDCEAVAVDVTRGVILLGSKEIDQNGKTYGASGLYEIPLPPMPAAPVAPRWVDPVPRVGTMPTLMPTGMDVSPDGRRLGVCTYGEAMVFTSWPGAGWASALEAEPERPPTPPRRQGEAIAFSADGRSLYFTSEGVDQPTWRLTAP; encoded by the coding sequence ATGCGTTCCCGCTCGATCAGCCTCAGGGTCGGTGCTCCGCTCGCGGTCGCGGGCGTGGTGCTCCTCTTCGCGTCCGGACGCCCGCTGCTGCTGACGCCCGCGGGAGCGGCGCCTCCGGATGCGGGTCCGGCGGGGGCCTCCGGGGCTTCGTCGCCCGAGCATGAGGCAGCGGCGCCCGAGCGACTCGCTCCGCCGCCGCGGATCATCGACGAGAGCTCCGGGCTCGCGGCGTCCCGTCGGGTGCCCGGACGCCTGTGGACGTGCAACGACTCCGGGGGGGGCGAGACGCTGGTGCGTTACGACCCGCACGGCCTGTCGGCCGCGGAGGCCTTCCGCCTGCGAGGCATCCGCAACCGCGATTGGGAAGACTTGGCCGCATTCGAGTGGGAGGAGCGGGCGTTCCTGCTGATCGCGGACACGGGCGACAACCTCAGGTCCGGCGGGCGGACGGCGCTTCACTTCCTGGAGGAGCCTCCGGCCGATGCCGACCCGGAAGAGGGGTTGGAGGTCCTGCTCACGCTGCGCTTCGCCTTCGCGGACGGTGCCCGGGACTGCGAGGCGGTCGCCGTGGACGTGACCCGCGGGGTCATCTTGCTCGGGAGCAAGGAGATCGATCAGAACGGCAAGACCTATGGAGCCTCCGGTCTCTACGAGATCCCGTTGCCGCCCATGCCCGCCGCGCCGGTCGCTCCGCGGTGGGTGGACCCGGTGCCGCGTGTGGGCACGATGCCGACGCTGATGCCGACCGGGATGGACGTCAGCCCGGATGGCCGACGCCTCGGCGTTTGCACCTATGGCGAAGCCATGGTGTTCACCTCTTGGCCCGGAGCAGGCTGGGCGTCGGCTCTGGAGGCCGAGCCGGAGCGGCCGCCGACGCCCCCGCGCCGCCAGGGAGAGGCGATCGCGTTCTCCGCCGACGGCCGGTCGCTGTACTTCACCAGCGAGGGCGTCGACCAGCCCACCTGGCGCCTCACGGCCCCCTGA